One window of the Lepidochelys kempii isolate rLepKem1 chromosome 23, rLepKem1.hap2, whole genome shotgun sequence genome contains the following:
- the LOC140902268 gene encoding suppressor of cytokine signaling 3-like, with protein MVPLCWPCVRCCPDPPAAMSRPPAPRPPGPSYRYRSFCGDFERVETALERLEASGFYWGSLSGAEAKRLLSPHPPGAFLVRDSSDHRHLFTLSLRTGAGITNLRIQQRGAAFHLETQPGAPGPPAFACVVQLVEHYLGRAGHPGAPCYLEAQGSRPEPLALARPLRCKVASLQELCRRAVRASVRAGTGGPDLEGLPVPRALRNSLRC; from the coding sequence ATGGTCCCGCTGTGTTGGCCCTGCGTGCGCTGCTGCCCGGACCCCCCGGCCGCCATGAGCCGGCCCCCCGCCCCGCGGCCCCCCGGCCCGTCCTACCGCTACCGGAGCTTCTGCGGGGACTTCGAGCGGGTGGAGACGGCGCTGGAGAGGCTGGAGGCCAGCGGCTTCTACTGGGGCAGCCTGTCGGGGGCGGAGGCCAAGCggctgctgagcccccacccgcCGGGGGCTTTCCTGGTCCGCGACTCCTCCGACCACCGGCACCTCTTCACCCTCAGCCTCCGCACCGGGGCCGGCATCACCAACCTGCGCATCCAGCAGCGGGGGGCCGCCTTCCACCTGGAGACCCAGCCGGGGGCCCCCGGCCCGCCCGCCTTCGCCTGCGTGGTGCAACTGGTAGAGCACTACCTGGGGCGGGCCGGGCACCCGGGGGCCCCCTGCTACCTGGAGGCCCAGGGCAGCCGCCCCgagcccctggccctggcccgCCCGCTGCGCTGCAAGGTGGCCTCGCTGCAGGAGCTGTGCCGGCGGGCCGTGCGGGCCAGCGTCCGGGCAGGGACGGGGGGGCCCGATCTGGAGGGGCTGCCCGTGCCCCGGGCCCTGCGCAACTCCCTGCGCTGCTAG
- the RPS9 gene encoding small ribosomal subunit protein uS4 — protein MPVARSWVCRKTYVTPRRPFEKSRLDQELKLIGEYGLRNKREVWRVKFTLAKIRKAARELLTLDEKDPKRLFEGNALLRRLVRIGVLDEGKMKLDYILGLKIEDFLERRLQTQVFKLGLAKSIHHARVLIRQRHIRVRKQVVNIPSFIVRLDSQKHIDFSLRSPYGGGRPGRVKRKNAKKGQGGAGGADEEEED, from the exons ATGCCCGTTGCCAGGAGCTGGGTGTGCCGGAAGACCTATGTCACCCCCCGGCGCCCCTTTGAGAAATCCCGCCTCGACCAGGAGCTGAAGCTCATTG gtGAATACGGGCTGCGGAACAAGCGTGAGGTTTGGCGGGTGAAGTTCACCCTGGCCAAGATCCGCAAGGCGGCCCGTGAGCTGCTCACGCTGGATGAGAAGGACCCCAAGCGCCTCTTTGAAG gcaatGCCCTGCTGCGACGGCTGGTGCGCATCGGGGTGCTGGATGAGGGCAAGATGAAGCTGGATTATATCCTGGGCCTCAAGATTGAGGATTTCCTGGAGCGGCGCCTCCAGACCCAGGTCTTCAAGCTGGGGCTGGCCAAGTCCATCCACCATGCCCGGGTGCTGATCCGCCAGAGGCACATCCG tGTGCGGAAGCAGGTCGTGAACATCCCATCCTTCATCGTGCGCCTGGACTCGCAGAAGCACATCGACTTCTCGCTGCGCTCGCCCTATGGGGGCGGCCGGCCTGGCCGTGTCAAGAGGAAGAACGCCAAGAAGGGGCAGGGTGGCGCTGGTGGGgcagatgaggaagaggaggattaa